Below is a window of bacterium DNA.
GCCAGAAACAAGGCCGAGAAGACCTGTCAGCTAAAGGTGGACAACGTGGCCAGGGCCGGATGCTCCATTGTAGACAAGAGAGGCGTAGTCACCTTTGAAAATGAGAAGGTGAAATACACCTGGAGCAGAGGTAATATAGGTGGTTATTTCAGCCATATTACCTCGGCGGTGGTCAAGTCAACGGGTCGGGAGCAGCTCTATACCACATACAAATGGGGGGCGATGCTTTATGCTTTCAGTGGGTATAAAATGAACAAGTATCAGTGGGATTACATTATTACAGAGAATACAGCCGAGAGGGTTACTCTGTATACCGCGTGCAATTTTGGGCCTTTCACGGCCAGCCGGGAGTATATTCTGGAAAAAGGGAAGCAATACGTGACCATCAAGAATACTATTAAGGCCAATCAGAAGATAAAAGCAATGTATGCCCAGGTAGCTAACTGGTGGGCGCCGGGAGGGGCCGAGAATCCTATTGCTCCTAAAACGGCCTGGTATCTGGGCGGCTACGGGGCCTCACCCAATTTCAATAAGTGGTATCTGCTAAATACCAAAGAGAGTCAGGAGGCCTGGACAGCCAATTATGATACCGACAAGAAAGAAGGCGGCGGGCACATCTGGGAGCCTGACAAAGTAAGACAGATTTATGAAAATGAGGAAGGCCGTTTCCCTTACCTGGAAATCTTAATCCCGGCTCTAACGGCCGGCAAAAGCCACACCTGGCAGGAACATTTGGTTCTGATAGATAATGGAGATTGGCAGCAGGTGAAACAGATCCGGGATGAACTTTATCCTCCAGTAAAAGTAGCCGCAGCGGCCAGCAAACCTGAGACAGCCGATGAAGAGAAATCGCCGGAAAAGACCGGTCTGGCTCAGAACTACCCTAACCCGATGAATCCGGAGACCTGGATTCCCTTCAGCTTAGCTGAGAAGGATTATGTCACCATCCGAATCTATAATCTGAGTGGTCAACTGATCCGCACCCTTGATCTGGGCGAGCGTGAACCAGGCCGTTATTTCTCAAGGAATGAAGCCGCTTACTGGGACGGCAAAGATGAAGCCGGCCATGAAGTCGCCAGTGGCACTTATCTTTACCAGCTTCAAGCTAAGGCAGCTACTTCAACCAGGAAGATGATAATTCTGAAATAGTTGCATCTACTCCGGCTTTTTCAATTATAGTGAACGACATAAATAAGTTGAGATGTTTACCGTAGGGCAACCCTTTAGGGTCGCTTGTAGTAAAGCTAAGGTCTTGCCTTACCTCTACTTAATTTTAGCGTTCACTATATTACAGTTCAGCGGGCGCTTCGCGCCCGCTGAACGGGGCGGCACTTATCAGCGCGGTTCGGGGTGCTTCGTGCCGCCGAACCGCGCTTGCACCCGACACTTCGGCGGTTGCGCTTCGCGCTCCCGCCTCGTGCGGGCGAAGCGCTGCCCCGTTCGGTGTAAGTTTCCCCTGGGTTTGAGGAACCGGCGAAGCCAGGTTTTTCTAAAAAAACCTGGCTTCTGAAACCAGGGGGGAACTTCTGCCGAGCTGGACTATTCCTGGTTAGTGGCTATCCCAAAACCTCAGACACCAGGAGTCTCCCCGACTCCTGGTGTCTAAGCCTCTAAAGCGCCGCAAGAACAGTAGGGGCTAATAATTACAACAACCCGATAAATAGCTAAAGTTACCATAATGTCGTGGGCTATTCCATTATTTTCTTCGTGACTTAGTGGCTTTGTGGCTAAATAGTTACTTTTTCGGTAACTATTTAGGTCTTTTGACAGGATTTACAAGATGGACAGGATGTTAAATAAGTAGGTTATCCGGTTAATCAAAAAAATTATCTTAACGCAGCCTCTGGCCGCAACCAAACGAGAATAAGTTTTGAGTTTCGAGTTTTGGGTTCCTCCCAACTCGAAACTGAAGTAACTATAAGGATGTTGGTTTGATTATTAATTTTGGAGAAAAGAAGGTCAAAGTAAAGCGAAAGGTGAGGGAACTGCCGGAATATTCATCGTCCTTATAATCAGGATGAACAGGATAAATTTAATCCTGTCAATCCTGTTCATCCGGTCAAAAATAGAACTGAATAGATACCCTCTTTTTTTCTTCCCCCCTCGGTCATAGCTTCAATAAGGACGTTCACATCTGCGGAGTGATCAATGTATCGGTGAGATAAAATAATGGCCTCCAGGCTGGCCGGGTTGGGCCTTACTCATTTTCCTGCTTCCTCCCTCCATTGAAGAAGCGAAGGTAATACCAGAAGGGCTGAGACCAAAGTGGAGCCCATGCCCAGGAGGGCCAGGGAGCCCATAGAGTTAAGGCCGCGGTATTTAGCCAATAAAAGGGCGGCAAAGCCCACCATAGTTGTCAGGACGGCCGCCATAATCGCCCGCCCGGTTCGCATGATGGTTAAGACAATAGAACCCCGGCCTTCCTCTTGATACCGGTGATAGATGTGAACACCGGAATCCACCCCAATCCCCAGGATCAGAGGCAAGACAATAAGGTTCATAAAGTTTAGCTGGAGGCCCAAAAGGCTCATCAGGCCAAGCATAAAGACCACCCCCGTTAAGAGGGGGCTTAAGGTAAGCAAGGCCGCCGCCAGGTTTTTAAAGTCAAGCCAAAGGATAAGGAACACCACCAGCATGGTCAAGGTAAAGGCAATAGCCCCGTCCCGTTTAATAATATCCATCATATCAGAGAAAATGACGGCCTTCCCGGTTGAGGTGGCTTCCCGGTTACCTTCAAGCCGGATTGACCTGACGGCCGCCGCAAAGTGCTGGGCATTTAACTTATTCCAAAGATTGGTCTTGGGATAAATATAAGATATATAACCTTTGCTTTCAGGGTCCAGTCCTAAATACTCACGGCTAATGACCACCGGCAGCTCCCTTGGCCCTATCTGAGTCACCTTGACCTTTTCTCTAAGGTCATTGACAAATTCCAAATCCTCATCATCCATTAAATCCAGGCGATCGTCTTTCAGAGTCTGCTCGATATCCTTAATTAGCTCAAGGCGTTCTTCCTGGTTAGGTGGAAGGAAGGCGGCTAAAGAGCTGAAGTGATCGATCAGGTTGACCTTATTCTCTTTCAATTTAGCCATCTTTTTGTCAAGGAGTCTGATTTCCTCTAAGGTCTCCGAGTAGGCCGCCGATGGATGAAGGGAGATATTAAACCGATCCATGATCTTATCGGCCAGCAGGATAGAGGGGGCGCCTTCCACTTCCAGGTTCCTGGAGTTATAATCAAAACTGATCCGAGTAGCCAGATAGCCAAGCCCAATGAGGGTAAGTATCCCCAGGATCAGGACCCAAGGATAGAGTTTAAATCGGGGAGAAAAAGACCGGGGGGTAAATATCCGTCTGGCTAAATGGACGCTTTTATCTTTAAGTCCGAGCTTGCTTTTTACCTTTTCAGTTACGATAATCAAGGCAGGCAGGAAAAAATACATGGAGATAAAGGCAAAGATGATGCCCATGCCCGCTATGACCCCAAATTGAGAAAACCCCTTAAAATCGGTTATAGTCAGGGCAAAAAAGGCACAAGAGGTGGTAATGGCCGAAGTCAAAGAGGCTTCCCCTGTTTCAGCCAGGCCAATCCGGATGGACTCGGGCAGATCGTGGCCAAAGGCCCTTTCCTCCAGAAAGCGTGAGACAAAATGAATCCCGAAATCAATCCCCAGCCCCATCAGGATGGCCATCAAAAAGGCGGTAATTAGATTTAATTCGCCTACGGCCAGATAGGCCGCGCCGAAGGTGAAACTCAAGCTGACGAGTAAAGACAGGCCCAACAAGAGAGTAAGCATTAAATTACGAAGGAGAAAGAGGAGGCAGAGGATGATTCCGGTAAGGGCCACCACCGAGGTAAGATTGAGATCGTCAATGATGACTAACTTCCCCTCCAGAGATATCATATAATCACCAGAAAGTCCTACCTTGACGCCGGTACCGAATCGAGCCGGATTGACTTCGCTGATAACCTTTCTTACCTGTTCCGCTAATTTTTTGGTCGAAGCGTGATCAGTTACCGGAACAATGGGCTTGGTAAGCAAGGCAATCATCCGGTGGTCTTTACTCTCAAAATAGCCATCTGAAGCGCTTTGAAGGTCCAGCTTGGTTTCATATTTTTCTATTAGATCATCAAAGTTTATTTCATCGCTTTCCCCGCTTAAAGGTATATAAAAAGGGTTAGCCTCCCTGGCCTTGAGCTCTATCTTCCTGGTCAGTCTCCGGTTTATCTCCCGAAGGTCTTCTTCCTCCACATAGAGAAGGGCATGGCGCTCAAAAAATTCTGTTACTTCCGGGCCGTATCGATAGGTAACGTAGCCTATGCCGGGCAGGGTTTCCAGTCTTGAGGCAATTTCGTCGGCCAGACCTCTGACCTTAGTGGTGTCATCTGCTTCAATCACCACGATAAGATAACCCATCCCCCCGGCCATTTTAGTTATGCGTTTAGCGTCCTGCACACTTCTGAGGTTAGCCGGAAGGAGATCAATGTAGTCTGTTTTAAGATGCAGGTGTTTAATGAGGTAGATATTGATCCCGGTTAATATAATGATCAGGAAGAGGATATAGAGGTAGTATCGACAAATAACCCCGGCCAAAATGGAAAGAACTTTACTTCTCATCCGAATCCTTTTTTCTTTATCCTGTCAGCCTTCAGTCTTCAGCCTTCAGCCTGTTTGCCTGAGTAGTTACGTGTATCTTATGCAGGTCCTTTATTACTCGGATGAGATCGTCAAAGGTTTTATTCTTTAAAAATTCTTCATACTGCTTTCGATAGTCATCGATTAGACTTTCATTGTCGATAAGGACATCATAAGCCTTCCAACCGTTGCTATACAGGGTGAGTCGATAGTCAATATGGATCTCCCGCTGGTTCTTGTAAATGATGGTGGTGGGAACAGTGGCTCCCTCATCTGTCACCACGGCCTTGCCGTAGTTGATTTCAATATCCTTGAAATACCTTTGGGCTCCGCTGATAGAGAAGGCAGTCAGAACCGGCGTGTAATAGTTTAAATATTCTTTCCTTTGCTTGGCTGAGGCTTTTTCCCAATATTTTCCCAGGGAGAGACGGCATTGTTTCTCAGGGTCCATAAAGGTCCGAAAACGATCGTGATCTTTAAGGCGAATAGTCGCGATCAGCTTCTTGATGGTTGTTCCGGGATCATCTACCAATGGCGCACCCACTTCCTGGGTACCCGGGATGGCAGATGGCGGAGAGGTATCCGGTGCCACTGAAACAAAGGTAGTGTCTGCGCCTGTGGTATCAGCTATTGGAGAAGACGGAATGGTATCAGATGTAATGGCTTGAGAAGAGGTGTCAGGTGTGAGGGCATTTACCGCTCTGGTATCGGTGGCCGTGGTGTCAGCTACGACGGTGACTGAAGTGGTACAGTACCAGATGGCGGATGGCGCACCCACTTCCTGGGTACCCGGGAGGATGGCGGATTGAGTATCGGCTATCTTGACACAGGTTACTCCGGCGGGAAGATTTATTACCTCTTCTGAAGATAGTGATTTCACTTCCCAGGAATCCGAGGGCACACCCACTTCGTGGGTAGCCGGGATAGCGGGATTGAAAATCCGAAATCCCGGGTACCCACGAAGTGGGTGCGAAATCTGAAATGGAGAAGCACTCCATCCCCTTTCAACAGCTAAAAGCGAACCAAGTATAAGACCAACGGCGCCTAAGGTCTTCCATTTTTTGCTCATCATTAATCCTCCTGTCTCTAAATTTCTTTCAGAAACTCTCTGATTTCCTTCTTCATAAATTACCTCTCCCTCTTTTTCACCGTATTGTCAAAAATTTTCGACCTGTATGGTTAGAAATTACAAGCAATTCTCCTCAAACCTGAAAGGTTTGAATTTTACATAACCACAGGTGAAACCTGCGGAAACGAAACATCTACCACATCTCAACCCTGAAAGGGTTGAATTCTATGCAATGGATAATATTCGACCCTTGCAGGGTCGAGCGTTGCGGATGTATTTATCTTCCGTAGGCTATTTAAAATTTGACGCTTTCAGCGTCAATAGTCTACAACCTTAACCATACAGGTCGAAAAATTTTCGTAAGTGTTCAGCTATTGTCTTCATTTTTTGTCCTCCTGTTCCTGATTTTAACATTTCCCCTCTTTGTTTACCCGTAATGAGTAGATAATGTTCTCAGCATATACGACGTTGCGACCGAAAGGAGCAATGTCCCACAGGGCAAGGGCGTTAGCCCGTTTTGACATTACCCTCTTTACCGCTTTACCGCCTAGACGGCTGGGCTATTTTTACTGGTGTTGGGATTGGCGTTTATTTTCCATCAACTGCCACGAATGGTGCATACGTTGAAAGACAGTCAACCAGGTAAGAATAAATAGGACCGAGAGGATTATAGGGAAGTAACGTGGTCCGGCTATCCCCCCCAGGATAAGAAGAATAATCCTCTCAGACCGTTCCATCAATCCGACTTTGCACTCATGGTCAAGCCCTTCGGATCTGGCCTTGGTATAGCTGACCATAAGGGAACCGGCCAGGGTAAGGAACAGAAGCAGGATATGAACGGCTTCTCCTGCCCAGAGATAATAAAGGCATATTCCCAAAAAGACCATTATTTCCGAAAGTCTATCCAGACATGAGTCTAAGAAGGCCCCAAAGACTGAGCCTCGTCCACTGGATCGAGCCACCGCCCCATCAAAAAGATCGCACAAACCGGAAAGAGTGACAAAGAGGGCGGCTACCTTGAAGTAACCCAAGGCAAAGGCAGCCGCCGACAGGAAGCTCATCCCTAACCCAATAAAGGTAATAATATTGGGTGAAACCCCTTTTTGAGACAGGAAATCAGTCAGGGGACTGATCCACTCGGTCACTTTCGGTTTTAATGCGGTTTCGATCATTAGATTTAACCTCTCCTGTAACTACTCAGGCAGAGAGGCTGAAGGCTGAAGACTGAAGGCTATTGAAAAATGGCACTCTTTTTTTATAACTATTATCCACAACAGTGCTTATATTTCTTCCCGCTGCCGCAGGGGCATGGGTCATTCCGACCGATCTTGGCCAGCTTTCTTTCGCTCTTCTTTTCTGTTTGGGCCTCTGCTTTAGCTCCCTCGTGGACCGCCACTAATTCTCTCGGCCTGGCTCTTCCCCTCAGGGTAGGGGCCTCTTCCGCCATTTGAACCCTGAAGATATATTCAACCACTTGCTCCTTCATCCGGAGGCTCAGGTGTTCAAACATCTGGTAGCTTTCGTGCTTATATTCAATCAAGGGGTCTCTCTGCCCATAGGCCCTGAGGCCTATTCCCTCCTTAAGGCTGTCCATGGCATAGAGGTGATCCTTCCATAGATTGTCTATGACCGAAAGCATAAGGTATCGCTGCACCCGATTAAATTGTTCCGGCCCAAGCTCTCTTCTTCGCCCCTCATAGACCTCATTGACTCTCTCTAAGAGGTGACCAAAGAGTTGCCTGTGTTCAAGAGATTTAATCTCATCGGGCCTCATAGTCACACCAAAGGTTTGAGTTAGCCTGGTGCCAAGCCCTTCCACATCCCAATCATCAGGATGGTCGTCCGGCTTACAATAAGAGAGAATAATCTCTTCTAAGACATCTTCCACCATTTCCCGGATATGGTCAGAGATATCAGATTCTTCAAGAACAAGGTCTCGTTCGTGGTAGATGACCTGCCGCTGTTGATTCATCACATCATCATATTCCAGGAGTCGCTTACGGATGTCAAAGTTCTGGCCTTCGACCTGGCGCTGGGCCCTCTCTATGGCCTTGGTCACCCAGGGATGCTCGATTACTTCGCCTTCTTCAATACCGAGTTTATCCATCAAACTGGCGACCTTATCTGAGCCAAAGATTCGCATCAGGTCATCTTCCAGGGAGAGGTAAAATCGAGAAGATCCAGGATCACCCTGTCTGCCGGACCTCCCTCTAAGCTGGTTGTCAATCCTTCTGGCTTCATGTCTTTCGGTTCCAATGATGTGAAGGCCGCCCATGTCCGTGACCCCCTCTCCCAGGACAATGTCTGTTCCCCGGCCGGCCATATTGGTGGCGATGGTTATGGCTCCAGGCTGACCGGCCTGGGCCACTATTTCGGCCTCCTTTTCGTGATACTTGGCATTTAAGACCTGATGTCTGATACCCCGCTTTTTAAGGAGGTCAGAGAGTTTTTCTGATTTTTCCACCGAGATGGTGCCTACCAGAACCGGCCGCCTCAAGTGGGCCAATTCCACGATCTCATCGGTAATCGCCTTGAATTTTTCACGTTCTGTTTTGTAGACCACATCAGAATAATCTGTTCTGATCATGGGCATATTAGGAGGGATGACCACTACTTCTAACTTATAGATCTTATGAAATTCTTCGGCCTCGGTATCGGCTGTTCCGGTCATACCGGCCAGTTTTTCATACATTCTGAAATAGTTCTGGAAGGTAATAGTGGCCAGGGTCTGATTTTCCTGGGCGATCCTGACCCCTTCCTTGGCCTCCAGGGCCTGATGCAGCCCTTCTGAATATCGCCGGCCCGGCATCAATCGGCCGGTGAATTCATCCACGATAACTACCTGTCCCTCTTTAACCAGGTAATCTCGATCCCGTTTAAATAAGGTATGGGCCTTGAGGGCCTGGTTGACGTGATGAGCGATTTCCATATTTCTGGGATCAAAGAGGTTGTCCAGCTTAAGCATCCTCTCCACCCTGGCTACCCCCTCTTCAGTCAAGGCCGCGGTGCGCATCTTCTCATCCACCTGGAAATCACTCTCAGCCTTCAACCCGGGGATAATCCGGTTGATTTTATAGTATTTATCCGTTGATTCCTCGGCTGGCCCCGAAATAATGAGAGGCGTCCGGGCTTCATCTATCAGGATGGAATCGACCTCATCCACAATGGCAAAGAAATGTTTCCGTTGGACCCGAAGACTTCGGTCAGGGACCATATTGTCCCGAAGATAGTCAAAGCCAAACTCGTTATTAGTGCCATAAGTGATATCAGCGGCGTAGGCTTCGCCTCTGTGTCCTACCGGACGAAGATGCCGGTAACGGGCATCACCCTTTTCGTGCTCCGGGTCGTATAGGAAGGCGGATTCGTGTTGGATGGTCCCCACTGAGAGACCCAACAGGTGGTAGATAGGCCCCATCCACTGGGTATCACGTTTGGCCAGATAATCATTGACCGTAACTACATGGACCCCCTCGCCCATAAGGGTATTTAGATAAACAGGCATAGTGGCCACTAAGGTCTTCCCCTCGCCAGTCTTCATTTCCGCTATTTTACCCTCGTGAAGGACAATCCCCCCCATAAGCTGGACATCGAATGGCCGCATATTAACGGTGCGTTTAGCCGCCTCCCGAACAACCGCAAAGGCCTCCGGAAGGATTTCATCCAGGGTTTCTCCATCAGCCAGTTTTTGTTTAAAATAGGGCGTTTTAGCGGCAAGCTGTTGATTAGAAAGGCGGTTTATCTCCTCTTCCCATTCGTTTATTTCATCCACCATAGGCTGAAGTCGTTTTATATCTCTCTCTTGCTTGGTGCCAAAAATCTTGGCTAAAATAGCGTCAAACCACATTCCCATTTTCACCCCTTAGGCTAAGAGTTGAGAAATGAGAGGTCTCTCAACTTTTAGCTCTCACTACTATACACTATTTGTTCCTTATAGTCAAATGAAAAGTTTTCGACCTGTACGGACACAGGTCAAACTTTTTACTTGACTCATCCATTCTTATAAACTATAATGCGAAATTGAGGTGATAAAATCGTAACCGTTCAGCCACCAAGGCACGAAGACACAAAGGGGAAAAAGTATGTGTCTTAGAGAGCAGTAGAGCAATAGAGCAGCAGTTCTGGAACTTTCAGAAAAGTCTTTAACTACTGCGCTACTGCTCTGTTTTGAGCTATTAAGAAATAATCCTGTAACCGTTCAG
It encodes the following:
- a CDS encoding MMPL family transporter — its product is MRSKVLSILAGVICRYYLYILFLIIILTGINIYLIKHLHLKTDYIDLLPANLRSVQDAKRITKMAGGMGYLIVVIEADDTTKVRGLADEIASRLETLPGIGYVTYRYGPEVTEFFERHALLYVEEEDLREINRRLTRKIELKAREANPFYIPLSGESDEINFDDLIEKYETKLDLQSASDGYFESKDHRMIALLTKPIVPVTDHASTKKLAEQVRKVISEVNPARFGTGVKVGLSGDYMISLEGKLVIIDDLNLTSVVALTGIILCLLFLLRNLMLTLLLGLSLLVSLSFTFGAAYLAVGELNLITAFLMAILMGLGIDFGIHFVSRFLEERAFGHDLPESIRIGLAETGEASLTSAITTSCAFFALTITDFKGFSQFGVIAGMGIIFAFISMYFFLPALIIVTEKVKSKLGLKDKSVHLARRIFTPRSFSPRFKLYPWVLILGILTLIGLGYLATRISFDYNSRNLEVEGAPSILLADKIMDRFNISLHPSAAYSETLEEIRLLDKKMAKLKENKVNLIDHFSSLAAFLPPNQEERLELIKDIEQTLKDDRLDLMDDEDLEFVNDLREKVKVTQIGPRELPVVISREYLGLDPESKGYISYIYPKTNLWNKLNAQHFAAAVRSIRLEGNREATSTGKAVIFSDMMDIIKRDGAIAFTLTMLVVFLILWLDFKNLAAALLTLSPLLTGVVFMLGLMSLLGLQLNFMNLIVLPLILGIGVDSGVHIYHRYQEEGRGSIVLTIMRTGRAIMAAVLTTMVGFAALLLAKYRGLNSMGSLALLGMGSTLVSALLVLPSLLQWREEAGK
- a CDS encoding ABC transporter substrate-binding protein; the encoded protein is MMSKKWKTLGAVGLILGSLLAVERGWSASPFQISHPLRGYPGFRIFNPAIPATHEVGVPSDSWEVKSLSSEEVINLPAGVTCVKIADTQSAILPGTQEVGAPSAIWYCTTSVTVVADTTATDTRAVNALTPDTSSQAITSDTIPSSPIADTTGADTTFVSVAPDTSPPSAIPGTQEVGAPLVDDPGTTIKKLIATIRLKDHDRFRTFMDPEKQCRLSLGKYWEKASAKQRKEYLNYYTPVLTAFSISGAQRYFKDIEINYGKAVVTDEGATVPTTIIYKNQREIHIDYRLTLYSNGWKAYDVLIDNESLIDDYRKQYEEFLKNKTFDDLIRVIKDLHKIHVTTQANRLKAED
- a CDS encoding CDP-alcohol phosphatidyltransferase family protein, yielding MIETALKPKVTEWISPLTDFLSQKGVSPNIITFIGLGMSFLSAAAFALGYFKVAALFVTLSGLCDLFDGAVARSSGRGSVFGAFLDSCLDRLSEIMVFLGICLYYLWAGEAVHILLLFLTLAGSLMVSYTKARSEGLDHECKVGLMERSERIILLILGGIAGPRYFPIILSVLFILTWLTVFQRMHHSWQLMENKRQSQHQ
- the secA gene encoding preprotein translocase subunit SecA produces the protein MWFDAILAKIFGTKQERDIKRLQPMVDEINEWEEEINRLSNQQLAAKTPYFKQKLADGETLDEILPEAFAVVREAAKRTVNMRPFDVQLMGGIVLHEGKIAEMKTGEGKTLVATMPVYLNTLMGEGVHVVTVNDYLAKRDTQWMGPIYHLLGLSVGTIQHESAFLYDPEHEKGDARYRHLRPVGHRGEAYAADITYGTNNEFGFDYLRDNMVPDRSLRVQRKHFFAIVDEVDSILIDEARTPLIISGPAEESTDKYYKINRIIPGLKAESDFQVDEKMRTAALTEEGVARVERMLKLDNLFDPRNMEIAHHVNQALKAHTLFKRDRDYLVKEGQVVIVDEFTGRLMPGRRYSEGLHQALEAKEGVRIAQENQTLATITFQNYFRMYEKLAGMTGTADTEAEEFHKIYKLEVVVIPPNMPMIRTDYSDVVYKTEREKFKAITDEIVELAHLRRPVLVGTISVEKSEKLSDLLKKRGIRHQVLNAKYHEKEAEIVAQAGQPGAITIATNMAGRGTDIVLGEGVTDMGGLHIIGTERHEARRIDNQLRGRSGRQGDPGSSRFYLSLEDDLMRIFGSDKVASLMDKLGIEEGEVIEHPWVTKAIERAQRQVEGQNFDIRKRLLEYDDVMNQQRQVIYHERDLVLEESDISDHIREMVEDVLEEIILSYCKPDDHPDDWDVEGLGTRLTQTFGVTMRPDEIKSLEHRQLFGHLLERVNEVYEGRRRELGPEQFNRVQRYLMLSVIDNLWKDHLYAMDSLKEGIGLRAYGQRDPLIEYKHESYQMFEHLSLRMKEQVVEYIFRVQMAEEAPTLRGRARPRELVAVHEGAKAEAQTEKKSERKLAKIGRNDPCPCGSGKKYKHCCG